The sequence TGTAGGTCTGTCTCCACAAGTACATCACCAAGGCAGAAGAGCACCCAATAATAGTTTTAGGTAATGGTTCCTAGCAGAAGCTCTATTAACAGAGGACACACCAGTGCTTGATCTAACTGAGAGACTCTGACATAGAGCCTCTGGCTCCTCTGCTTGCTTAGGTTTGCATACTGAGTTGTTCTTGTTTTCACTTATGTTTAACAGATGAGTGACGACAATAGACAAGTGGATAAAGAGTCTAATAATTTGATGAAGATATAGACAACAATGATGACCATGTAAGTGTTCAGATATATGATTTTGCTTAGGTTTGCTTACTGAGTTGTTCTTGGTTTCACTTATGTTTAACAGATGAGTGACGACAATAGACAAGTGGATAAAGAGTCTAATAATTTGATGTAGATATAGACAACAATGATGACTATGTAAGTGTTCTGATATATGATTGAAACTAGAAAACAAAAGATAGATGTTTTTGGGGCATTAAGATGTTTCCATGAGTAGATATTGCTATGTTAGAACTTAAAGTGACATTGTGAAAATCGGtcctgatttttattttttttatcgagACTTCATCTGATGTATTGCAAAGTAAAGTTAATCCTATCAGCATGAGCAAGAGCAATTTAAAAACAGCAACGTTTCCACCAACGTATAAACAAGAGAGAAAAGCACCTGTATTTCTGCAAGTAAACAACCATGTAACGCCATGACCATGAATGCACAATGCCTCAGTGCACCACTTACTTTTACATAGTCTCTCCATGGATAATTAAACATCTTATAAGGACCATGTGGTGGTTCCCAGATTGCAAAACCTACCTGTGGAGATGACAGTAAGTTGAATAAAAAACTTAGAACAGGACACTTTTCCGGTTATCCCTGTATGGATGCATCCTCAACATAGTTTGCAATAAATCTTACCAAAGCTTCTTCTTGGCTCGTAGATTCTACAGCAGACCTGTAACCACTGTACACTGGATCATCAGAAGCTTGATAAGTGAGAATTTTCGAAGGGATCCTCTCGTACTCAACACACTGCAAGTACCCATTAACACAGCCTGCAAGAGAAAATTGTGAAGGAACATTACTCTAACACATAAGACCAGAGCCAAAGAACCACAAAAGCATGCTGTAAAGACGAAGAGAACGTATATTGATGTGCAAAATCATCCATTCATTAATATATGAAAGGTGCAATTCACAACCAGTTAGTGACGGCAGCCTAGagaaaaaggtgcaaatatatccaTGCTTCTCTGCCACGGACAATTTCATGGGAGATGAAGTTGAAGTACCTTGTTTAGGACTCCCACCAAACTTAACCTTAGATTTAAGAACTCAGCTGGGAACAATACTAAATAACAAAAAAAGGAAACAAACCTTCTAAGGAAGTGGCGACACTCGAGAAATTTTTGGCCACCAAATTATGCAAATCTTCTCCTGCCCAGATGGGGTAAATGCACATATTTACAACCAAACAAACTGCTGCACCGAGTGCAATCAAAACGAAACGAGTTACCGCTGTATTGACGAACTCCCCCGTCCTATATCCAGATACAGTTATAAAGCAATATGTTAACAGAAAAACCCGAAATCCATATTCATATGGTTTCATTGTGGGGTAGAGTTTCAGGAACGTAGCAACAAATCCTGGCAATCACAAAAAATCGGAGGAACCAGTAAAGAGTGTTATTCACATAGAGAAATGGAGCAAATAAAAAAGGAAGGAATGATGAGTATGTAGAAACACTGGAGGCTAGTTACAGACCTACGATAAAAATGCTGATAACGATAAAAAGTTCTTCCCACGCTCCACAAAACTCGGATAGTTCTGCCATTGCTAAAGCAAGACCCCCCGCAGATAATGTCCCCAAACCTCGATTGAATCCTTTGCTCAGGGTTGCTCCTAAGTAAGAGATTACAAATTTAAAGAACTAATCTTTAGAATGATTCATCAGCAAGATCCTAGTCAACAGACAATGTAATTTATGTCAAATGTAAGGTCCCTGGATTACTAACACAATTTAATTGTTACTTCCAAAGACAGCTTAAGACACAATGATTAGTTTACTCCTCAAATAAGTGGTCCTAGATAAGTAGTCAAATAAACATAAACTAGGCAGTCATCTTCTCTGTCTATTCTATGTTGCTTTCaataaactagacaaatgatTATTTCACTTAAAGCTCAAAAAAAGTAAGTCCTTAAAAAGATCCTATCAGAAGCAGTTCAAAACCAATAATAAATCAAGAAACAATGACATTTGAGTGACTAGAAGATGCAAATGAGAAACAGTGAAAATAATGAAATCACTTATGTAGCTAATGGAAAATCCATTACCAATGCTGAATTCGaagacaacaacaacagtaaGGATCCCCCAAACTGAATACCTGCTTAGATCTTTAAAGAAGGGTCCTTTTAAAAAGATAAGTAGAGATATTAGAACAAGAGCCAAACCCATCTTAGCAGCGAAGATGAATTTCCTAGGATCTTGAAGACCGAATTGCCATGACTTAACAGCAAGCTCTTTCAAACTTTTCCAGGTGGTTTTAATCCAATCAGTTGGTGAGGGTATACACCAACACCATCGACTTCTTTCCTCAGAACCTAACATACTACCAAATCCTAACTCAGAGAAATCACCCCTTTGAAGGAGTCTTTCCTTGCTCTTCTCTGCGAAATTATACCTAAAAGATCCCATCTTGGTTGCCATTTTACTTCTCTAAAACCCCGATACTAGAAAAATTACCCAAAAAGCAAATCAGAATCCAAGTTGAAATCAAATTCAGAATGAGCGAAACcagaacccaaaaaaaaaaaacaacaatgagATTAAAACATTAATAAGAATACAGATTTaattgctatatatatatacatagaaGACGATTTTGGAGATGGAGATTTATGTATCCGAATTGGAATGACGAAGGTTTGATCCTGTAAACAAGAAACCCTAATCAAATACACAATCTGAATAGCAGAGGAAATAATACATATAGATGATGAACAGGTGGTTACAAGTCTTAACAAGAAAACGTTGACACTCCAAATAAGAGTTATACATAGAAAAGGTGGAAGAAGTGTTTGATCCAATGATTCGTCAGCAGGTGAGGTGAGGTGAGGTGAGGTGAGGTGAGGTGTGCGGGGATCGTCTGATATGAGTTTAAtcattttcaattttgtttttgtaGGAATTAACATCTGGTCTCAAAATACCTGAGCTTTTTACACTCAAGTCCTTTCATTTATATCTTTTTTACGGCtttataatcatttttttttaatctgaCTCGTTTGGATCTGACTCAATGTATTTGTTTTGGAGTTAAAATGACTCAACTGACTCACAAATATACAAGTCAGTGTTTTTATCCTATGAGTTAGGAAAATTTTATtccctgactcaaatgggtctgAATCAGATTGCGAGTCAGATATGACTCaaactaaaaaaacaaatcaCTTGACAAATGACTCGTGCCGAGTCAACGCAGGAGTCAGCAAAAAACAAGCACCCTATTAGATAAATGGATGTTTAAAGTTCACAGTTTTTATACGACTTAATCCAAAAACTCTATCTCCCATAAAACTCAACGAAATCCTAGACGTTTAGAGTTTTTTCTGCTAGAACTGCTCTTATGGACCAGGTTTGAGCAGAAAAATCTCAAAATCTTCTCCATTAGCTTTCATCATTAATTATGTTATGTTACAATCGAATTTATGTCGTTTTGAGGAACCTAACTTGCTTTAGATTCAACTCTAACGAGTCTTAAATCTCTTTGATCTTGGTGTTTTGGTTGTTTTTAGTTTACTTATAAGCATTTCGACTTGGGTTGTTGATCTTCATCAGTCTCTTTTTGTCTTTCTTACTTCTTTTGTCATTTTAAGTTTTTCCAAgctctttttttgttttaatatttGGTTTTACCATTTGGGAACTTTAATTTTGTTGTTGGTTTAAATCTCACAAGTATTTGTTGATCAAAGTAATGTTTCCTGACTAGGGTTGAGAGTTTCATCATATTCTTGTACAAGTTCTAATCGATTTTTTTTTCAACAAATAATCGACTAGCAGCAACATCAAAGTTCCAATTAGCAACATTATCAAGCTCCATAAATCAGTTCCCGGTCCACACATCAATAACAACAAGATCCTCCAAGACATGGATATCAACCATTACAAGTTACATAATGCCTATTTAGATGAAGACCCAAAAAGATCCCGACTAATTTCGTCCAATGAAAACGAGTTAATTATAACGGTTACTTGTGTTACTGTTACTTCGAAAATAATCATCGACAAATGGTTATATCTATGGATCCTTTTATACCTCGTCATTTGTTCATTAGAATTTTGAAAGGACCGTGGATTTGATCCTAACATCTCTACTAACTCCATTGTTGTTATATAGTTCGGAGGTGTTATCTATGATTCAACCAaaatcatttaaactagttatgttaTCTTGGAACCAGTTAGGAATGGTATGAACTCTTTCAATATTGGTCATGTATAATAATTATGTTGTTAAGTGTTTTGAATACTTTTGTTGTCTGGTTAAAATCTATGTAATTGTTAAAACCACTGATCAATCATCTAATTTGAATCAAAGAACTATTAtcaatgtatatatatatgatgcTTTGCCACTTTTTTAGAAAATTCCAATAATTTACGATTCAATCCAAAATAGTACATGAGGATGTCGGCATTATTTTAGGTTAGTATCGTACATGCTTTCACGggtaaaaatatatcaaaaaacttaaaaagaatatATCTTCACATATGTACCTAAAATCCCATAGTGTAAAGGAGGCGGACAACCTCATTTCATATGAAAGAAAACTCCAGCATTTGTGTAACTTAACTAACGTAGCCTTTGAATAGCATCAAATCACAGGGGATTTTACTGGTAATAGCGAGACCCTTAGCCTCCAAAATTAGGGCCTTTGGTCGGTCTCTTTTTGTCTTCGGCTAGAAAGGGTTTTATTATTATTCGATCATTAATATACTTAATGAATTACACTCTTGTAGTTTATTTGTTTAAGACTTCTATTCTGTTCTCCTTTGTCTAATCTAGTTTATCTTCCGATTATCTTACGTTCTTGCATTTCTATCGTAGTTATAATTGGATGTAGGTATTTTATTAATTTAACAACGACATTTTGGCATCGAAACAACGGGATTGACTTAGATCTTTGTAATCATGAGAaagtttagttttcaattttatatTCCATCCATAGCTTTCATGGTTTAATCTGTTCACCTATTTtactgttttattttgttttagtgtTTTTCATTCCATTCGTATTTGTGTATGAGTTCTCCATTTGAGATACACATACATGAAAACTCATCCGCAAATTATACACAAAAAAAGGTTTTTAATAATTCACTTAGTTGAGTTTTTTGTCTAAAAAACTAACAACTATTTATCTTACTTGAAAAGACCAGGGTATCGAGTACACCACCAAGTCGTTTGCTTTTAATTTATATAGACACACCTTGTGTAATGTTTTCGATCCCCTAAAGATTGAACATCGAAGgttacattgataataatctatGTTCAACTATAGGAAAAGATCACAGGATTAGTCAAGGTATGATAAACATACAAGTGCAATTATTTTAATtgtaataaaataattaaaataacaattgtaaTAATACAACACAAGATTTTGTATAACGAGGAAAATTGTTTGGCAGAAACCCCAGTACCTAGCAATCCAGTTTACAATATTCTTATAACTAAACCATTATACAATACATACAATGCAGGCTCGAGTATTTAAGACCAAATAAAACTACTCCTAGTTACTCGGTTTCCTCAATATCTCAGCGCTCATAACCAGTCTGGTCAACCCATGTGAATCCCTTAACAAAAATTCATCAATGTGAAGAGTTACTACACATTCTGTTGTGAATACTATTGCTCAACCTCACAATTGGTCCGACTAAGATTTCTTTTAGGACGTTTATCAAAGAACAAAGGACAGTTTATTTGATACCAACTCAAAACAAATCACAATTAGAGATATATGATAAACATCATAGtcgatgattttttctttttagatCCTAAACATAAAAACTTGAATCACCAAGATAAAATCATATTCTAAACTCCTTGATCAAGATCAATCAAGATATACCGAGGTAATCCACTCGATTATAAGATTTACGTTTCTATAAACAAACAACTTGTCGATCCACAAGATTTacgtttatcaaaataaatatattGTTAAGTATCATTCAATCAAGTCTAGCAAAAAATCACACCAATTTCAAAGTCGTtgaatcttcaaagtcttcaatcttcttaatcctTAAAAGTAACAACCTGCACAACAACTTTATTCCTCCATAGATTTACCGCATAACGGAGTCTGTTGCCGTTGAAAAATCAATAGATGTATCAACAAATTATGAATCATTTGAACATGTTATAGCTCGATCTTCAAAGTTCTTGAATGACCTTATATAAAAAATCAGAAGACAAGAACCATAAAATAAACAAGAACGTCTACTGAAGATTATTATTCATCAATTCAACATGTACAACTAATTAAAAACTGAATAaaaatctagtttcccaccaacggtactacta comes from Papaver somniferum cultivar HN1 chromosome 7, ASM357369v1, whole genome shotgun sequence and encodes:
- the LOC113298385 gene encoding aluminum-activated malate transporter 9-like translates to MATKMGSFRYNFAEKSKERLLQRGDFSELGFGSMLGSEERSRWCWCIPSPTDWIKTTWKSLKELAVKSWQFGLQDPRKFIFAAKMGLALVLISLLIFLKGPFFKDLSRYSVWGILTVVVVFEFSIGATLSKGFNRGLGTLSAGGLALAMAELSEFCGAWEELFIVISIFIVGFVATFLKLYPTMKPYEYGFRVFLLTYCFITVSGYRTGEFVNTAVTRFVLIALGAAVCLVVNMCIYPIWAGEDLHNLVAKNFSSVATSLEGCVNGYLQCVEYERIPSKILTYQASDDPVYSGYRSAVESTSQEEALVGFAIWEPPHGPYKMFNYPWRDYVKVSGALRHCAFMVMALHGCLLAEIQAPPERRQVFHSELQRVGVEGAKVLRELGMKVKKLERLNPGDLLFEVHEAVEELQKKIDRRSYLLVNADCWEIGSRPVVVNNPEDLLNMKEINETKSLRTKSRSEAVLDLRSVPPMSRSWDAPKTAPNAPSSKNPSLPAGAPSAVKYAKQISWDSHIEVNVDTAHGEEESKTYESASYLSLATFASLLIEFVARLQNLVDSFEDLSEIAKFKEPIFEMPVEMEVAGWWKRLCRALQFKHLELVD